In Alkalihalobacillus sp. FSL W8-0930, a single window of DNA contains:
- the lexA gene encoding transcriptional repressor LexA: MTKLSKRQEEILGFIKVEVRKKGYPPSVREIGEAVGLASSSTVHGHLSRLEKKGYIRRDPTKPRAIEVLDLEDIVGASENPKRQASYAPIIGKVTAGLPITAIESIEDYLPLPEHMTADDNTYVLVIEGESMIEAGIYDGDMVIVRQQQTANNGDIIVAMTDENEATVKRFFKEKDRIRLQPENASMEPIILSSVTILGKVIGVFRTIH; the protein is encoded by the coding sequence ATGACAAAGCTTTCTAAACGTCAAGAAGAAATTCTTGGATTTATAAAAGTAGAAGTCCGTAAAAAAGGATACCCACCTTCTGTACGTGAAATTGGCGAAGCAGTCGGTCTTGCATCAAGTTCTACAGTTCATGGACACTTATCAAGACTTGAGAAAAAAGGCTATATCCGTCGTGACCCTACTAAACCTAGAGCAATCGAAGTGCTAGATTTAGAAGATATTGTAGGAGCTAGTGAAAATCCTAAGCGTCAAGCAAGCTATGCACCTATTATTGGTAAAGTAACCGCAGGTCTTCCTATTACAGCGATTGAAAGTATTGAAGATTATTTACCTCTTCCAGAGCACATGACAGCGGATGACAATACATATGTGCTAGTTATTGAAGGGGAAAGTATGATAGAAGCTGGGATTTATGATGGTGACATGGTTATTGTCAGACAACAGCAGACAGCTAATAACGGAGATATTATTGTTGCGATGACAGATGAAAACGAAGCAACGGTTAAGCGATTCTTTAAGGAGAAAGACCGAATTCGACTTCAACCAGAAAATGCATCAATGGAACCGATTATTCTATCCTCCGTTACGATTTTAGGTAAAGTTATTGGTGTCTTTCGGACGATTCATTAA
- a CDS encoding carbohydrate ABC transporter permease has translation MEEGKTTIEQQPPKQVRHHNKSKIRPSQIALHFALIIGSLVMAGPFIWMALSSLKSFEQIFAVPPVWIPDPFMWSNITDSLSAMPFGRAYFNSFYISFVVVFSQLLTCSMAAYAFAKIKFPGSRFLFVAFLATMMVPMQVTLIPLYIIMDNIGWVNSHLSILVPNALFNAFGVFLLRQFIMGIPKEMEEAAVMDGANPLYIYWKIILPLVRPALAAFGIFSFIGIWNNFIQPLVFLSDQDLYTVPLLLATFKGLYVTNWPLMMAGATISVIPVLVIYVFAQRQIIEGIALTGVKG, from the coding sequence ATGGAGGAAGGTAAAACAACAATCGAACAACAACCACCTAAACAAGTGCGTCATCATAATAAATCAAAGATACGACCATCTCAAATCGCCCTTCACTTTGCCTTAATTATCGGATCACTTGTGATGGCCGGCCCATTTATTTGGATGGCACTGAGTAGTTTGAAGTCATTTGAACAAATCTTTGCCGTACCACCAGTTTGGATTCCAGATCCATTCATGTGGAGCAATATTACAGATTCATTAAGTGCTATGCCGTTTGGCCGGGCTTATTTTAATAGTTTCTATATTTCATTTGTTGTTGTTTTTAGCCAGTTGCTCACATGTTCAATGGCTGCATATGCATTCGCAAAGATTAAATTTCCTGGCTCACGCTTTTTGTTTGTCGCATTTCTAGCAACTATGATGGTTCCGATGCAAGTAACACTGATTCCTTTATATATCATTATGGATAACATCGGCTGGGTAAACAGCCACCTATCAATCTTAGTACCGAACGCTCTATTTAATGCATTTGGCGTGTTCTTGCTCAGACAATTTATTATGGGTATTCCAAAAGAAATGGAAGAAGCGGCGGTTATGGATGGAGCAAACCCGCTATATATCTATTGGAAAATCATTCTGCCACTTGTAAGACCAGCTCTAGCAGCATTCGGAATTTTCTCGTTTATCGGGATTTGGAATAACTTTATCCAGCCGCTAGTCTTTTTAAGTGACCAGGATTTATATACGGTACCGTTACTACTAGCAACGTTTAAAGGACTTTACGTAACAAACTGGCCACTTATGATGGCTGGAGCAACGATTTCGGTTATTCCGGTTCTCGTCATTTACGTATTCGCCCAACGACAAATCATAGAGGGAATTGCATTAACAGGTGTAAAAGGGTAA
- a CDS encoding sugar ABC transporter permease encodes MNDSKRKWWGYFFIAPQLIGMLAFSILPLGFAFGLSFMKWDGFGEREFVGFANYISQFKDDNFITALVNTAYYSVLVIPVGIAAALLVALALNKVKGKTVYRVFFFMPVVTSSVSIGVIWMWLLNGDIGLINQLLAMIGIDGPNWLTDRNLVLPSIAGLSIWWGLGTNMVIFLAGLQGISRSYYEAADIDGASSIQKFLHITFPLLSPTTFFVAIMSVIGSFQVFDQAYVMTQGGPGKASYTLVYHIYETAFGRTAFGPSTASAMVLFAIILMFTLIQFSVSRKWVHYEDGGR; translated from the coding sequence ATGAATGATTCTAAACGCAAATGGTGGGGTTATTTCTTTATTGCTCCACAGCTCATTGGAATGCTTGCCTTTTCGATTCTTCCTTTAGGGTTTGCCTTTGGTTTAAGCTTTATGAAATGGGATGGATTCGGAGAGCGAGAGTTTGTAGGCTTTGCCAACTATATCAGTCAATTCAAAGATGATAACTTTATTACGGCACTTGTAAATACAGCCTATTATTCAGTCCTAGTCATACCAGTTGGAATAGCGGCGGCTCTTTTAGTTGCGCTTGCCTTAAATAAAGTAAAAGGGAAAACCGTTTACCGTGTCTTTTTCTTTATGCCAGTAGTGACAAGCTCCGTTTCAATCGGTGTGATCTGGATGTGGTTATTAAATGGAGACATCGGACTCATTAATCAGCTGCTCGCGATGATCGGCATTGATGGCCCAAATTGGCTTACAGACCGGAATTTAGTTCTACCATCAATTGCCGGTTTGAGTATTTGGTGGGGCCTTGGAACAAATATGGTCATTTTCTTAGCAGGGCTGCAAGGAATCTCACGAAGTTATTACGAAGCAGCTGATATTGATGGAGCTTCTTCTATTCAAAAGTTCTTGCATATTACGTTTCCACTACTCTCACCAACAACATTTTTTGTCGCCATTATGTCTGTGATTGGCTCCTTTCAAGTATTCGACCAAGCCTATGTCATGACTCAAGGTGGGCCAGGTAAAGCTAGTTATACACTTGTTTATCATATTTATGAAACGGCCTTTGGACGAACGGCCTTTGGTCCAAGTACAGCATCAGCCATGGTATTATTTGCGATTATTTTAATGTTCACGTTGATTCAATTCTCAGTTTCAAGAAAGTGGGTGCACTATGAAGATGGAGGAAGGTAA
- a CDS encoding sugar ABC transporter substrate-binding protein: MKKRSGVFVLGGMAIGLVALAGCSSSGSSGDGKVELTFSAWGNPAELKVYQRAVDAFNEQSDSVEVELTGIPNDNYFQTLTTRLQGGQAPDLFYVGAEDISTLISNGTIEPLSEFLNTDASFVKADEFADGLWGASQKDDEIYGLPVDCNPFLMYYNKGMFEEAGIKTPQEYFDEGNWNWEAMEEVTSQLRDAGKYGFVQEGGHGNIINWVWSNGGLFAEDDQIVADENDLTLEAFEFVERMVAEDNFIFSGTLPEGQGMDAMFMSNQVGMVGAGRWLTPMFLETSIDFDYIPWPTNTEEEIPSVNIATAYMSANAKGDHVEEAMEFVSFYTSQVGQETRLDGEGNAVPSVSGIDEVVVNQEKPEHGSYLLDARETGRVVGLEFTSPGLNKELEDIYEVMLLGDLSPKEAVDQAADVARDMLGES, from the coding sequence ATGAAAAAACGATCTGGTGTATTTGTACTTGGTGGAATGGCGATAGGACTTGTAGCTCTTGCTGGTTGTAGTAGCTCTGGTTCCTCAGGTGATGGGAAAGTGGAATTAACATTCTCTGCCTGGGGAAACCCAGCAGAGTTAAAAGTATACCAAAGAGCAGTAGATGCATTTAATGAGCAGAGTGACTCCGTAGAAGTGGAACTTACGGGGATACCAAACGACAACTATTTTCAAACATTAACCACTAGACTTCAAGGTGGGCAAGCGCCTGATTTATTTTATGTAGGAGCAGAAGACATTTCCACACTCATTTCTAATGGAACGATTGAGCCACTTAGTGAATTTTTAAATACGGATGCTTCTTTTGTAAAAGCGGATGAATTTGCAGATGGATTATGGGGAGCCTCACAAAAAGACGATGAAATTTACGGTTTGCCTGTAGACTGTAACCCGTTCCTAATGTATTACAACAAAGGAATGTTTGAAGAGGCAGGAATAAAGACACCTCAAGAATATTTCGATGAAGGAAACTGGAACTGGGAAGCAATGGAGGAAGTGACCTCTCAATTAAGAGATGCCGGAAAGTACGGCTTCGTTCAAGAGGGTGGTCATGGCAACATTATTAACTGGGTCTGGTCAAACGGCGGACTATTTGCTGAAGACGATCAAATCGTTGCCGATGAAAATGATTTAACGCTTGAAGCGTTTGAATTCGTTGAGCGAATGGTTGCAGAGGATAACTTTATCTTCTCAGGTACCCTTCCAGAAGGGCAAGGAATGGATGCCATGTTTATGTCGAACCAAGTGGGTATGGTAGGGGCAGGAAGATGGTTAACACCAATGTTCCTTGAAACAAGCATCGACTTTGATTATATTCCTTGGCCAACCAACACCGAGGAAGAAATTCCAAGCGTTAATATTGCAACCGCTTACATGAGCGCGAATGCAAAAGGTGATCATGTAGAAGAAGCGATGGAGTTTGTTTCTTTCTATACATCTCAGGTAGGTCAGGAAACAAGACTAGATGGAGAGGGTAACGCGGTACCATCTGTTAGTGGTATTGATGAGGTTGTTGTAAATCAAGAGAAACCAGAACACGGTTCTTATTTGTTAGATGCACGTGAAACTGGTCGAGTGGTTGGCTTAGAATTTACTTCTCCTGGCTTAAACAAAGAGCTTGAAGATATTTACGAAGTGATGCTACTTGGAGATTTGTCTCCAAAAGAGGCAGTTGATCAGGCGGCAGATGTAGCAAGAGACATGTTAGGCGAATCTTAA
- a CDS encoding alpha-glucosidase/alpha-galactosidase, whose protein sequence is MSKITFIGAGSTVFVKNVLGDCMMVPALSGFEFALYDIDAKRMEESHNLLSQLASTLKADVHIKSYSDRKEALKGAKYVFNAIQVGGYKPSTVIDFEIPKKYGLRQTIADTVGIGGIFRALRTIPVMLDFTRDIEEVAPDALFMNYTNPMATLMGAIQQNSGVKSVGLCHSVQICTKDLFKSLGMEHDRIEEKIAGINHMAWLLEVKQDGIDLYPEIKRRAKMKQEKERHHDMVRFKLMEHFGYYVTESSEHNAEYHPYFIKSKYPELIEQLNIPLDEYPRRCEEQIANWQKVQKTLMSEGVQHTRSKEYGSRIVEAIETNQPFKFGGNLLNTGNLITNLPTKATVEVPCIADRNGITPTFVGELPIQLAGLNHTNIHSQLLTIEAAVTKKKEYIYQAALLDPHTKAELSIDDIVAMCDELIEAHGDYLPTYQ, encoded by the coding sequence ATGTCTAAAATTACGTTTATCGGTGCAGGCAGTACAGTTTTTGTGAAAAATGTATTAGGCGATTGCATGATGGTACCAGCATTATCTGGTTTTGAATTTGCATTATATGATATTGACGCAAAACGAATGGAGGAATCGCACAACTTACTTTCCCAACTAGCAAGCACACTTAAAGCGGATGTTCACATTAAATCATACAGCGATCGAAAAGAAGCATTAAAGGGTGCTAAGTATGTATTTAATGCGATTCAAGTGGGTGGATACAAGCCAAGTACGGTTATTGATTTTGAGATTCCGAAGAAATATGGATTACGTCAAACGATTGCCGACACGGTTGGAATTGGTGGTATTTTCCGTGCGTTGAGAACGATACCAGTCATGCTTGATTTTACTCGAGATATTGAAGAAGTTGCACCTGATGCGCTATTTATGAATTATACAAATCCAATGGCTACGCTGATGGGAGCAATTCAACAAAACTCAGGTGTAAAATCGGTTGGGCTATGTCATAGTGTTCAAATTTGTACAAAGGATCTCTTTAAAAGCTTGGGGATGGAACACGATCGGATTGAAGAAAAGATCGCAGGGATAAATCATATGGCATGGCTTCTTGAAGTGAAGCAGGATGGTATCGATCTCTATCCGGAAATTAAAAGGCGAGCGAAAATGAAGCAGGAAAAAGAACGTCACCATGATATGGTTCGTTTTAAATTAATGGAGCACTTTGGTTATTATGTAACGGAATCATCCGAGCATAATGCAGAGTATCATCCTTACTTTATCAAATCAAAGTATCCTGAACTAATTGAACAATTAAACATTCCGCTTGATGAGTATCCAAGACGATGTGAAGAGCAAATCGCAAACTGGCAAAAGGTTCAAAAAACGTTGATGTCAGAGGGCGTGCAGCACACGAGATCTAAAGAATATGGTTCACGAATCGTTGAAGCGATTGAAACCAATCAACCATTTAAATTCGGTGGAAATCTCTTAAACACAGGAAATCTGATTACTAACCTGCCAACAAAAGCAACGGTAGAGGTTCCATGTATTGCAGATCGTAATGGAATTACACCAACGTTTGTAGGCGAGCTTCCTATACAGTTAGCGGGTTTAAACCATACGAATATTCACTCTCAGCTTCTGACGATTGAAGCGGCGGTTACAAAAAAGAAAGAATATATCTATCAGGCGGCCTTACTTGATCCGCACACAAAAGCGGAACTATCAATTGATGATATTGTTGCAATGTGTGACGAGTTAATTGAAGCTCATGGCGATTACTTACCGACGTACCAATGA
- a CDS encoding AraC family transcriptional regulator: MLLKNLSLMNHMYEFDFNHLNHKPAVLLTNVGWETRSEQSYDYHGLTRKHDHGFLIFQYTLSGAGCLEYEGTTYELKAGDAFFVSVPSDHRYYVPEQGKPWEFVFLTLGGQEAEDIWRNIVEAKGPVTTINRNEAIIKQLFSIIEETMSDRLDDPFQASLHGYHFLLACIKHFLVENQPDTEPHSYKQALRFIEENYHLPISLEDIAEEVHLSRYSLLRQFKQYAKTTPIQHLNQIRLQHACRLLIYTNKPIKHIAVEVGYANANYFSKVFRKAMGMSIGTYRTNHQ; encoded by the coding sequence ATGCTTTTAAAAAATCTATCGCTCATGAATCACATGTATGAATTTGACTTTAATCATCTTAACCATAAGCCTGCGGTTCTTTTAACCAACGTGGGCTGGGAAACGCGTTCAGAACAAAGCTACGATTATCATGGATTAACTCGAAAACACGATCATGGATTCTTAATTTTTCAATACACACTCTCTGGAGCTGGATGTCTTGAATACGAGGGAACAACCTATGAACTAAAAGCAGGAGATGCCTTCTTTGTTTCGGTTCCTAGTGATCATCGTTATTATGTACCGGAACAAGGTAAACCGTGGGAGTTTGTCTTTTTAACACTTGGGGGGCAAGAGGCTGAAGATATCTGGAGAAATATCGTTGAAGCAAAGGGCCCTGTGACAACTATAAATCGTAATGAAGCCATTATTAAACAATTGTTTTCTATTATAGAAGAGACCATGTCAGATCGTCTCGATGATCCATTTCAAGCCTCTTTGCATGGATATCATTTCTTGCTTGCCTGCATTAAGCATTTTTTAGTAGAGAATCAGCCGGATACCGAGCCACATAGTTATAAGCAAGCGCTTCGCTTCATTGAAGAAAATTATCATTTACCCATTTCACTTGAAGATATTGCTGAAGAAGTGCACCTTTCGAGGTACTCCCTTCTAAGACAATTTAAACAATATGCAAAAACCACACCGATTCAACATCTAAACCAAATCAGGCTTCAACATGCATGCAGATTACTTATCTATACGAACAAACCGATTAAGCACATTGCTGTAGAGGTTGGCTACGCAAATGCTAACTACTTTAGTAAGGTTTTCAGAAAGGCTATGGGTATGTCTATTGGCACCTATCGAACCAATCACCAGTAA
- a CDS encoding PhzF family phenazine biosynthesis isomerase, whose product MEQSVQVMHWDVFSKEKHKGNPAGVVLDADFLTVEQMQLIAKKVGFNETSFVDESNVADFKIRYFTPGHEMNMCGHATMAVSFALQKMKKLPTKKEWSVETEAGILSISIDESSCKMQQMNPSFQAFRGDKERLMESIGLTIDDLHDSFPIVYGSTGIWTLLVPIRGLEAFSRMKPFQDKFPDALREMPRVSIHPFCMETIHSEADMHARHFSSPYSGTIEDAVTGTASGVMGGYYATYIKPDEDKYKLSVEQGIEIGKDGRVIVEVERQGADLEVAIRGTATYVDEINITYR is encoded by the coding sequence ATGGAGCAATCTGTTCAAGTGATGCACTGGGATGTGTTTAGTAAAGAAAAACATAAAGGGAATCCAGCTGGAGTTGTGTTAGATGCTGATTTCTTAACTGTGGAACAAATGCAATTGATTGCAAAAAAAGTGGGATTTAACGAAACATCATTTGTCGATGAATCAAACGTAGCAGACTTTAAAATCCGTTATTTCACACCTGGTCATGAAATGAATATGTGCGGTCATGCAACAATGGCCGTCAGTTTTGCCCTCCAGAAAATGAAGAAACTCCCTACAAAAAAAGAATGGTCGGTTGAAACGGAAGCTGGGATTCTTTCCATTTCGATTGATGAATCAAGTTGTAAAATGCAGCAAATGAATCCATCCTTTCAAGCTTTTAGAGGTGATAAGGAACGACTGATGGAATCGATTGGACTAACGATAGATGATCTTCATGATTCGTTCCCAATTGTGTATGGAAGCACGGGTATCTGGACATTGTTGGTTCCTATTCGAGGGCTTGAAGCTTTTTCAAGAATGAAACCATTCCAAGATAAATTTCCTGATGCTCTTCGTGAGATGCCTCGAGTCTCCATACATCCATTTTGTATGGAGACGATCCATTCAGAGGCTGATATGCATGCGAGACATTTTTCTTCCCCATATTCTGGTACCATTGAAGATGCGGTTACTGGAACAGCATCCGGTGTAATGGGAGGCTATTATGCGACGTACATTAAGCCTGACGAAGACAAATATAAGCTAAGCGTTGAGCAAGGGATTGAAATAGGTAAGGATGGACGAGTGATCGTTGAAGTCGAGAGACAAGGGGCCGATCTTGAGGTAGCAATTAGAGGAACGGCAACGTATGTAGATGAGATCAACATTACATATAGATAG
- a CDS encoding N-acetyltransferase family protein, with the protein MIRAATEKDIQHILTIYNEAILYSTAVYHYEAYTFEMMKQWFDDKAEAGYPILVFEGDEDGVIYGFATFGAFRPHAAFLYTVEHSIYVHSDYRKKGIGTKLLTKLIERAKADGYATLIAGIDAVNTNSIAVHTRFGFTHVGTITRAGYKFDKWLDLAFYQLDLPGPNLTSK; encoded by the coding sequence ATGATTAGAGCGGCAACCGAAAAAGATATCCAACATATTTTAACTATTTATAATGAAGCAATCCTATACTCAACTGCTGTTTATCATTATGAAGCGTACACGTTCGAGATGATGAAGCAATGGTTTGATGATAAGGCAGAAGCAGGTTACCCCATTTTAGTCTTTGAAGGAGATGAGGATGGAGTGATCTATGGATTTGCGACATTTGGAGCATTTAGACCGCATGCCGCATTCCTGTACACAGTAGAACATTCGATCTATGTTCATAGTGACTATCGTAAAAAAGGAATTGGGACAAAGCTGTTAACCAAATTAATTGAGCGGGCCAAGGCTGATGGATACGCTACATTAATTGCTGGAATAGATGCGGTGAATACAAACAGTATAGCTGTGCATACTCGATTTGGATTTACACATGTAGGGACAATAACGAGAGCTGGATATAAGTTTGATAAATGGCTCGATCTTGCATTTTATCAACTGGATTTACCTGGACCAAATTTAACGTCTAAGTAG
- a CDS encoding PAS domain-containing protein, which translates to MERIFANQKLLIKALNHTRAGIIITDPNQEDNPIIYANHGFYEMTGYTPEEIIGRNCRFLQGTETDPNEVAKLKKAIQARESVTVELLNYKKNGRAFWNNLSVDFIDSEEDGKTYFIGVQKDVTYRREVEESYERSLKEIKSLACPIVPLVNQIAVLPLIGEMNDDRFNRVFDISTTEVVKQKIKTIIVDLSGLTTFNDLVLRDLIKLRDVLKLLGTELILSGVSGDMATKAVDLDGMLTSDIRTANSVKSVLTELMN; encoded by the coding sequence ATGGAAAGGATCTTTGCAAATCAGAAATTACTGATTAAGGCATTAAATCACACACGTGCTGGAATAATTATTACGGATCCAAATCAAGAAGATAATCCAATTATTTATGCGAACCATGGTTTCTATGAGATGACAGGGTATACACCAGAGGAAATTATTGGTCGTAACTGTCGCTTTTTGCAAGGAACAGAAACGGACCCAAATGAAGTAGCTAAGCTTAAAAAGGCCATTCAAGCGCGCGAGTCAGTGACGGTTGAATTATTAAATTATAAAAAGAACGGACGAGCTTTTTGGAATAATTTATCTGTTGATTTTATCGATAGTGAAGAAGATGGTAAAACATATTTTATTGGAGTGCAAAAGGATGTAACGTATCGTCGAGAAGTTGAGGAGAGCTACGAGCGGTCACTTAAAGAGATTAAATCCTTGGCTTGCCCAATCGTTCCACTTGTAAACCAAATTGCGGTACTACCTTTAATCGGTGAGATGAACGATGACCGTTTTAATCGTGTATTTGATATTTCAACAACTGAAGTGGTAAAGCAAAAGATTAAGACGATTATTGTTGATCTTTCCGGTTTAACTACATTTAATGATCTTGTATTACGCGACTTAATAAAACTTCGAGATGTATTAAAGCTTCTCGGAACTGAACTTATTTTGAGTGGGGTGTCTGGAGATATGGCGACCAAAGCGGTTGATCTCGATGGTATGTTAACGAGCGATATTCGCACGGCTAACTCCGTTAAATCGGTACTAACGGAACTCATGAATTAA